Below is a window of Rhodamnia argentea isolate NSW1041297 chromosome 11, ASM2092103v1, whole genome shotgun sequence DNA.
TGCCTAACAATTAAGAAATGCATGATTATATGTTGTGTGCGGATTGCGGTATCGCCGGAACCGTACAGAGTCCTCGACACCAACCTGTTTTAAAAGAGCGGTGATGAATGCTAATGCTTCGACTGATTGACCCACTATTGTATTACTTGGAATGATTGCTTTAGGAGTTGTGACCTGGTGGGGGAAGATAAAGAAAGGGCCTTTTGGATTAACTTTTGATAGCACTACGCTGACTGAGAATATTCTGGTGATGCCTTGCTCCAATTGGATTGTTTGCAATCGAATCCACATCTTGTACCCACCGTTCGGTGATGGCTTTTTTGACTTAGACGTCTGCTCAGCTGCAACTCACGGGGAGAGAAGATTGGATTGTGCCGATTGAGAGGCGTGAAATGTAGATGGGCATGCGGAGAAAAGGTCGAGTCCCTATTAAACCGGTGTACCAAAAGGCCTCGTGATCCTGGGTTCTTTTGCTGCGAAACGCCTGGTTCATGTCGCATGCCTTTTGAgtctgaaaatttgaactttcgCACCGACGCTCTTCGTTTGGGCGAGGCCGAGCCCCGCGTTTTTGTCTCCAGTGCATTTTGGCGAGGAACTATCAAGAAGGCTACGCGTGGATCGTGGCTTAGACAGCTAAGTGGTAATAGAATCTGGTGGAGTTTTTTGTGACCCGGTTCTCTGCTTGACCGTGATTTAATACTCGATCAAAGTTCGAATTTTGGGTCGGGTTCCTAAGGTTTTTGTTGTCATCGTCAGGTCTTAATTATGGAGTTAAAATGtctggagaaaattatcaaaaaaggtCATGAACTTATTgagtttttgccaattcaatcgtaaatcttttacatttataccaaattagtcttaaatctttttttttttttgtaccgaTTCAGTCTCAAattcttttacattttatttattttttttttttttccctttattttttttttttactattcatcttctttctccatGGTTGGGCGAGGTCCTAACTAATCTGGAAATTACGAGCTAGACGAAAAATTCTTTAATTCGGTTCCGGTGTCAAGCTTGCGGAATAACTTGTAAGTCGAACTCGGACGTAGATGAAGAATCTCgcctagatttggcgaggccgGCGGTGTCGTGATCGAGCGAGCTCGACCTTGCCCCGATTTGGCGAGGTTGAGCTAGCCCATGGCCGGGTGAGGCATGGCGTCCCGTCATTGTCTCGAGAAGAGAGATGTATCTCGTTCTCGATCCACATTTGCTCCTTCTAAAAATTTAGCTCAACTACGGCGAGGCCGAGATGAATATGACCTCGATTGGGAGACGTAGGGAGACGAGGACAAGAGGGATCAAGATGAAAGCGTAGGAGACGAGGGTCGCAATGGCGGGTGCGTACTTGTTGCCCATGGAGggatcaaaattagtcggatggaccgaatttgtccaaatacaaaaggttaaggattgaatcggcataaaaaaaaaggttaacgatttaattggcaccaatataaaaggtttacgactgaattagtaaaattaaaaggtttaagactgaattggcaaaaactcaataggtttatgacttttttttgacaattttcgcTGAAATGCCCCAAAGAACTCGAGGCTCTCCGTCATCATCGGTTTTCCATTGCATTAATGCCGCCAAAGCAGAAATCTGGGGGGTTTGTCTTCCCTCGCTCCAAGTTCACATGAGAACTTAGAAACTGCAGATCAGGGGTGAGCAACCGAATTGGTTCAATTCGGAGATCTCGAATCGAACCGGCCTTATCCGATCAATTTCAAGTTGGTTCGCACGGGGATTAGGTAAGGTtcttggtaaaaatttggggaagCGATGTTGACCAGTtcgatttttggttttaggcgAGAACAGGCCTTGTTAAGTAGAACTCATTTTGAACagatttgaccaaaataaaaaaagttaaaactgattttgagcagattttctaatttttttttcactattcgAAAAGTAGTGGTGATCCATCGATACACTAATCACTACATGACAAAATTGTTCAGATGGTATGCTGACAGTCGGTTTGCAAGCTAGAAATGCTTCGGTTtcgagcccaaaaaaaaaaaaaaaaaatcaagaatcgaCTCCAACATGGTAAATCTCGGTGTTTTTAtaggcataaattattattgataattaaaacacttttaattgactaatttttaaaagatatataAATTCTTTGAATCTTAAATTTCTCTTGGAACATGTGCATCCTAAGTCTAAAAATCTATCCACCCTAAAATAGATCGTTTTGTTTGCACGGGGCTTACGCGTATCGGCAGGACTATCACATTCATCAAAGAATTGGATCAAGCGCGTCGAGAAGTCCCAAGTGTTGCCCGTGGAAGcggccaaaaaaatgaaatgcaaTGAAGTGGTCCGTCCAGACGGGAGAGCACAGTTCGCCGGAGGTGGCGAGCTTTTGGCGCGTGCCAGCGACGTCGACATCCCCGCGGGATCACCGTTATCGGGTTGACCCGTCATCAAGTCCCACGCGTAGCCCAAAAGGGCCCCACCTGGTCCCCCCAACCGGGGCCCCGATCTCGCCCAAATTCAAATCATCTCCCACCACCTGCGCGTCTTCTACACACCTGCACAACCCCCGCGGATCTCCGTCATTCCTTATCAACGGATGCAAACAAACTCCACCACGACACCCTCGTTTAACATGCGAATCCCGCGCCACGTGGCTCCCCGGAAAAGGAGCACGTGAAACCGAAACCCCTCCCCCAAAAACCCCACCCCACCCGATCCGGACCGGACCAATGGCCAGCTCCCGCATGtaagttttgaattttcaaatcttcTGGAGCCACCCCCCGTTTGATTAGCGAACTAATTAAATACCCAATTATTGGCCACAAACGCAGGGGGAAAAAATCTCGGTCGGCCCCTCATCCCCCGTTATATACGAGGGAAAAATCAAATCTGCGGTGACGTGGCGACGGGGGATTCGGTGACGTGGCGGGGCTGGAAGCGATCCAAAACTCCGTTGCACGGAAATCGGAAACAGCTTCCCGTGATGGTATTAACCACATGCGCCCcccacctcctctctctctctctcatctcggTCAACACGTGCCGagcctcctttctctctcttccccgccACGTGTGCACAGCCGGAGCCGTTCCCCCCACCACGTAACTCAAAGGCTCCCGCAATAACTACTCGAAAACGCAACCACGAATCCGCACCGTTTCGCTCCTCCCCCATCTTTCTCCGTCTCTCTGCTACTTCGACGACTATAAATACCGCTCCAGTCTTCATTTCACCTCGACTTCGCGAAAAATATTTCAGCTCGCAGCGTTTCGGAAAACTAACGATACCGCTCGTAACGATACCGCTCGAGGTCGTTTCGCTTCAGTGCTCTGACGTTTCCGGCTTCCACGGGGAAGCGCTGCGAGATGACAGTTAGAGACAATCGGATCCCGAGCTCCGacgtggagaagaagaagaagatgctgcCGCAGCAGCAGGGACCTGCGACGGAGCTCGCCTTCTCCGGAGCTGGCGCGAAGGACTGCGGACAGCCTCTCGATCGCCGGAGATCGCTCGGGGTGGCGAAGCCGAAGGTGTCCGCGGAAGAGGAGGCTGCGACGGACACGGAGAGCGGAGGATCGTCGGAGGAGATGGAGTCGCCGCGGTCTTTGGCGGGGAAGTGGATGCGGAGGGCGGAGAAGAAGCTGGCGTGCTTGCACAGTCAGGTCCTGAGGATCAGAGAGGAGGATCTGCACCTCGGCGAAGATATTGGCGAAGGCCTCAGCTCCAAGGACAAGGTCAGCAGCAGCGCGACCGTGGCAGCAGCCTCGCGCGACGACATCGTGGTCCTGTCGCGGTCGATCTTGCCGTGCTCGCCTCTGAGCGGCAAGGTCAAGCCGATCCATTCCTTAGGCTGAAGAAACCAAGGTCCGTTCCTCGATCCTTTTGGTTTCGCTCCTCCTTTTTACATCTTCCAAGAAATTGTGAAAAGCGAGGAGGAGAATTTCACTTCCACAAAGCTCCACGACCAAACTGAGCTACTTTAGCTAGAGatttttgccgtttctgatatTTCCGCTTCTTTACTTCCTAATTTTGCAGGAGCCGGTGCAGTTACGAGATGAGAAAAGATGGCGACGAGCTAACAACATCGAGGAGAGCCGGAGTGTCATGGAGCGTCCATCTAGCTCGCCGACGTAGGAGCGCGAGACCGCTAGTGGTCATCTTCTGGTTTGTCTCTGAGTGTATAGGTTCGAGAGGTGTGTTAAAGAGACGAGAagagttccaaaaaaaaaaaaaagaggagaaaaggggaaagggcagaagagagatgatgatgatgatgatatgtACAGTGACGAGGCTATATGAGGATTTGCACATGATGATCTTTAACACTCGGTGCGTGCTGATCGGTCTCCAATCTCCATTTCCTCGTTCGGTCCGTGTATATAGGAATCGCGATTAGGATTTGTTAGAGAGGGGGAAGAAATTTTAGCTGAGAATTtacaaggcaaaaaaaaaaaaaaaaaaaagaaagagtcagCAAATTTGGCATAAACGAACAGTATAAAATTTGGGGGATTCACGAAAATAGAACATCCCTCGTTCCAAATTGGGGTAAAGCTCGGAAGCTTTGAAGTGTAGTGGGCGCACGGTCAAATCTGTGCACTTTTGCATGTCGAGGCCCGCGGGAAAACCGATCAGAGCCTCTCTTCTTTGAGTCGAAGCCCAAGAACCCCACGCGGGCCCAGGACTTTTTATGACCAAGCAGTCCCAATTACGGTCCATGATGAGGTCTAATTGGCGTTTCTTCCATGAGACACGAACCGGGCTTTCACCATCATATATGATtggtagaggtgtcaaatgaaTGGATCAGATCATATTTTGGGTTGAGTCCAATATGGTTCGATCTATATTGAtctatttaacccgttttgacttATATTTATCAAATGTAAATTTAATGACATATATTCGATCCGATTCATATTCAATctgtattttttaaataattttatatttaaccaaatcatacaatacttatttcttgtaatttgattaaaaataatattaataaaaatgatattttaaccaaatcatactatataaattttgtgaaagttttttttttttatttataattttttatttttataaaatattttttaattttattttattttctcttttcttttcttttttcccctccttcctccttccctCCTTCGTCTGCAACCTCAGTCTACAACTCCATCTACAACCTCCCTCCTCCATCTGCTGGTATTCAGGGCTTTGGCCATGGTGGGAAGCTTGGCAATTGGCTGCATCCCGATGAGTCTCGAGCTCGCCCCATCTCGACGAGCCTCGAGCCGGCCGGAGGCCGGCAAGCTCAAGGCTCGCTCGATCCCTACTGGCGAGGCTTGAGGCTAGATCTCGATGAGCCCCAAGCGAGCTCGGGCTTTGCTCGGATCGGCCGAGCCTTGAGGCTCATCGGTGCTCAACCAATCTAGAGGCTTCTAGATCTTGGCAAGCCGACTGCTCCCTAGGCTATCTGGTGGTCGTTGTTGGCCGGTGGAGGCCAAGGCGGGGTGACGCTCAAGgcgggagaaaaaagaaaatagaaaaaaagaaaagaaaagaattaatattataataaaaaattaatttattaaaaaatttcgaattttttttaaatattcataaaatctatttatgactcTTAAGATAGTTGTCTTACCCGACttgtttatgacccatttagaACCCATTAAATTTCTAAGTAAttcatttatgactcacttaagcaCTTAAGCTAATCCATTTTTGACTCACTACCATCAAATATGAATTGAATATGGGTTCTATacccattttgacacctctaatgaTTGAATGC
It encodes the following:
- the LOC115727187 gene encoding uncharacterized protein LOC115727187, translating into MTVRDNRIPSSDVEKKKKMLPQQQGPATELAFSGAGAKDCGQPLDRRRSLGVAKPKVSAEEEAATDTESGGSSEEMESPRSLAGKWMRRAEKKLACLHSQVLRIREEDLHLGEDIGEGLSSKDKVSSSATVAAASRDDIVVLSRSILPCSPLSGKVKPIHSLG